One region of Hymenobacter sediminicola genomic DNA includes:
- a CDS encoding dienelactone hydrolase family protein — MKKLWTLCAALLGMASVASAQTLSCCAKAPAANATEVFAMLATNEDFSGGHDAPLPFNYQGTGSMIQFKTADGQTSKAFEIKSNTPSDKYLFVIHEWWGLNDYIKQEAARFAQELPGVNVIALDLYDGQVATDADQAGKLMQGAKTERAQAIINGALGYAGPKAQIASIGWCFGGGWSIQTALLAGPKAKACVAYYGMPEKDVAKLKTLNTDVLFVFAKQDKWINQEVVNQFQKDMAAAKKGLTVKAYDADHAFANPSNPKYSKTFAEDAHAASVAYLKKNLKLK, encoded by the coding sequence ATGAAGAAACTCTGGACTCTCTGTGCCGCATTGCTGGGCATGGCATCGGTGGCCTCGGCCCAAACACTGAGCTGTTGCGCCAAAGCACCTGCTGCCAATGCTACCGAAGTATTTGCTATGCTGGCTACCAACGAGGATTTTTCCGGTGGCCACGATGCCCCACTGCCCTTCAACTACCAGGGCACCGGTAGCATGATTCAGTTTAAAACAGCCGATGGGCAGACTAGCAAGGCCTTTGAAATCAAAAGCAACACGCCTTCTGACAAGTACCTGTTCGTGATTCATGAATGGTGGGGCCTGAATGACTACATCAAACAGGAAGCAGCCCGGTTCGCGCAAGAGCTGCCTGGCGTGAACGTTATTGCGCTGGACCTGTATGATGGCCAAGTAGCTACAGACGCCGACCAAGCCGGTAAGCTAATGCAAGGCGCCAAAACCGAAAGGGCTCAGGCCATCATCAATGGGGCGCTGGGCTATGCCGGCCCGAAGGCACAGATAGCCAGCATCGGCTGGTGCTTTGGTGGCGGCTGGAGCATACAGACTGCGCTACTGGCCGGCCCAAAAGCCAAGGCCTGCGTGGCGTACTATGGTATGCCTGAAAAAGATGTAGCCAAGCTCAAGACGCTGAATACAGATGTGCTGTTCGTCTTTGCAAAGCAGGACAAGTGGATCAACCAGGAAGTAGTGAATCAATTCCAGAAGGACATGGCCGCAGCCAAGAAGGGCCTTACGGTGAAAGCCTATGACGCTGACCATGCTTTTGCCAATCCTTCCAATCCCAAATACAGCAAGACCTTTGCTGAGGATGCCCATGCTGCATCGGTGGCTTACCTGAAGAAGAATCTGAAGCTTAAATAG
- a CDS encoding DUF962 domain-containing protein, producing MYPASSSAVQSLLDEYGESHQNPTNKLVHWICVPLIMFSILGLLWSVPVPHTIRDISPWLNWATLVMVLALAYYVRLSGRLAVGMILVWGLMAAILRLVAAEAPLPMWAICLLIFVLAWIGQFWGHKVEGKKPSFLKDLQFLLIGPLWLLHFIYRQLGWRYS from the coding sequence ATGTATCCTGCTTCCAGTTCCGCTGTTCAAAGCCTACTCGATGAGTACGGCGAAAGCCACCAGAACCCAACTAACAAGCTGGTACACTGGATATGTGTACCGCTGATTATGTTTTCGATACTAGGCCTGCTTTGGTCGGTGCCGGTGCCGCACACCATACGTGACATCAGTCCCTGGCTGAACTGGGCTACGTTGGTCATGGTACTGGCACTGGCTTACTATGTTCGCCTCTCCGGGCGGTTGGCGGTGGGTATGATACTAGTTTGGGGGCTGATGGCCGCCATACTGCGGCTGGTGGCGGCCGAGGCCCCCCTCCCGATGTGGGCTATCTGCCTCCTGATTTTCGTGCTGGCCTGGATTGGGCAGTTCTGGGGGCACAAGGTGGAAGGCAAAAAACCGTCTTTTCTCAAGGATCTGCAGTTTTTACTTATCGGGCCGCTGTGGCTGTTGCACTTCATCTATCGGCAGCTGGGCTGGCGCTATTCGTGA
- a CDS encoding ABC1 kinase family protein — protein MDEAPHSLNSLPTTKVARAARFAKTGLNVGANYVKHYAKRAVGAESTTADLHAANAAELYGTLSEMKGSVLKVAQMLAMEKNLLPTAYADQFAQAQYQTPPLSGPLVVKAFRDSFRKSPFEVFDEFDINARQAASIGQVHFARKNSKHLAVKVQYPGVADSIRSDIRLVKPIALRILGLDEATVRPYMDEVEARLLEETDYVLELRRGQEIAAACTGLAHLQFPQYYPELSSARILTMDWLPGQHLKEFLATNPTQEVRNQLGQALWDFYMYQLNTLRRVHADPHPGNFLLQAEAGGTVGVLDFGCVKEIPADVHRLFTALLAPETLADPNRLAELLTEAGVVRSEDAPAKRAFYVDTMRQSLELVGRPFRQDTFDFGDPAYLQSLYALGDDLMQQPELRQQREPRGSEHFIYLNRTYVGLYALLTELRASIRTS, from the coding sequence ATGGACGAAGCTCCTCATTCTCTCAACTCCCTGCCTACTACCAAGGTGGCGCGGGCCGCACGGTTTGCCAAAACCGGCCTCAATGTGGGGGCCAACTACGTGAAGCATTATGCCAAGCGGGCCGTAGGTGCCGAAAGCACGACAGCCGACCTGCACGCGGCCAACGCGGCGGAGCTTTACGGCACCCTCAGTGAAATGAAGGGCTCTGTGCTGAAGGTAGCCCAGATGCTGGCCATGGAGAAAAACCTCCTGCCCACCGCCTACGCCGACCAATTTGCGCAGGCACAGTATCAGACGCCTCCCCTTTCCGGGCCACTCGTGGTAAAAGCCTTTCGGGACTCGTTCCGCAAATCGCCATTTGAGGTGTTCGATGAGTTTGATATCAACGCGCGGCAGGCTGCCAGTATTGGGCAGGTACATTTTGCGCGTAAGAACAGCAAGCATCTGGCAGTCAAAGTACAATACCCCGGCGTTGCAGACAGTATACGCTCCGATATTCGTTTGGTAAAGCCAATTGCGTTGCGCATCCTAGGGCTCGATGAAGCCACCGTGCGCCCCTATATGGACGAGGTAGAAGCACGCCTGCTGGAGGAAACCGACTATGTGCTGGAGCTTCGCCGCGGCCAGGAAATAGCGGCGGCCTGTACTGGGCTGGCGCATCTGCAGTTTCCGCAGTACTACCCGGAGCTTTCTTCGGCCCGCATTCTGACAATGGACTGGCTGCCCGGCCAGCACCTCAAGGAATTTCTGGCCACTAACCCTACCCAGGAAGTTCGTAACCAGTTGGGGCAGGCACTCTGGGACTTTTATATGTACCAGCTTAATACCCTGCGCCGCGTGCATGCCGATCCGCACCCCGGCAACTTCCTGCTGCAAGCCGAAGCCGGCGGCACCGTGGGTGTGCTGGATTTTGGTTGCGTAAAGGAAATTCCGGCAGATGTGCACCGCCTCTTCACGGCGTTGCTGGCTCCTGAAACACTGGCTGATCCGAACCGCTTGGCAGAGCTATTGACCGAAGCCGGCGTCGTACGCTCGGAGGATGCTCCGGCCAAGCGCGCCTTTTACGTGGATACCATGCGCCAGTCGCTGGAGCTGGTTGGCCGCCCTTTCCGTCAGGATACGTTCGACTTCGGCGACCCAGCCTATCTGCAGAGCCTTTATGCCCTCGGCGACGACCTGATGCAGCAGCCGGAGCTACGCCAGCAGCGCGAGCCCCGAGGCTCTGAGCACTTCATTTACCTCAACCGCACTTACGTCGGGCTCTACGCGCTTCTGACCGAGTTGCGGGCCAGCATCCGAACCAGTTAG
- a CDS encoding phenylalanine 4-monooxygenase, whose product MLQQHYDRYTAQDQLVWKVLFDRQTALLHKRACTAFWQGLAAVGLHRNAIPDFSEVSERLYRATGWQLEPVKGALNDAEFFGLLAQRKFPATVWIRSMEQFDFIEEPDLFHGVFGHAPLLMDQRFADFLHFLGQMAVQHLDDAVALSRLERLYGFTVQFGLVQERGETRMYGAGLLSSSGEIHHCISDVTRRQPFDLATVLQTPYSEAHLQEQYFLLNGWDQLTESVADLAALFASGWQLEPVEKQ is encoded by the coding sequence ATGCTACAGCAACACTACGACCGGTACACTGCCCAGGATCAATTGGTCTGGAAAGTATTGTTCGACCGCCAGACCGCCCTGCTGCACAAGCGGGCCTGCACTGCCTTCTGGCAGGGCCTGGCAGCGGTGGGCCTGCACCGCAATGCTATTCCCGATTTTTCGGAAGTGAGTGAACGGCTGTACCGGGCTACCGGCTGGCAACTGGAGCCAGTAAAGGGCGCACTCAACGATGCTGAGTTCTTCGGGCTGCTGGCACAGCGCAAGTTCCCGGCAACTGTCTGGATTCGGTCAATGGAGCAATTTGACTTCATTGAGGAGCCCGATTTGTTCCACGGGGTATTTGGCCACGCCCCGCTTCTGATGGACCAGCGCTTTGCCGATTTTCTGCACTTCCTGGGGCAGATGGCGGTTCAGCACCTCGACGATGCCGTAGCACTCAGCCGTCTGGAACGCCTCTATGGTTTTACGGTGCAATTTGGCCTGGTGCAGGAGCGGGGCGAAACTCGGATGTACGGCGCGGGTTTGCTTTCGTCCTCGGGCGAAATTCACCATTGTATCAGTGACGTGACGCGCCGCCAGCCTTTTGATCTGGCCACGGTGCTACAGACGCCTTATAGCGAGGCTCACTTGCAGGAGCAGTACTTTCTACTCAACGGCTGGGACCAGCTTACAGAAAGCGTAGCCGACTTGGCGGCGTTGTTTGCCTCTGGCTGGCAGTTGGAGCCGGTGGAAAAGCAGTAG
- a CDS encoding SDR family NAD(P)-dependent oxidoreductase: protein MDFADKNILIVGASSGIGLATAQLLKQLGAHLYTASRQLTPALEEIGSDFMELDSTQPLGTALDGLPEVLHGVVYCPGNIRLRPFERISADDFRADFELNVMGAVQVLQATMKRLKKANGASAVLFSTVAAETGMAFHTSIATAKAAVEGLTRALAAEYAASNIRVNAVAPSLTNTPLAATLLSTPEKIDASAKRHPLQRIGEPKDIAYMASFLLSDHSSFITGQVLPVDGGMSRLK, encoded by the coding sequence ATGGATTTCGCAGACAAGAACATCCTCATCGTTGGTGCCTCCTCGGGCATTGGGCTGGCAACGGCGCAACTACTTAAGCAACTCGGTGCCCATCTCTACACCGCTTCGCGCCAGTTGACGCCCGCACTGGAGGAAATCGGGTCTGATTTCATGGAACTGGATTCCACGCAGCCTTTGGGCACCGCGCTGGATGGGTTGCCGGAAGTGCTGCACGGCGTGGTGTATTGCCCGGGCAATATCCGGCTGCGGCCTTTCGAGCGGATTTCGGCTGATGACTTTCGGGCCGACTTTGAGCTGAACGTAATGGGCGCAGTACAGGTACTGCAGGCAACCATGAAGCGGCTGAAAAAGGCCAACGGTGCTTCCGCTGTGCTCTTCAGCACGGTAGCTGCCGAAACCGGCATGGCATTTCACACCAGCATTGCTACTGCCAAGGCAGCAGTGGAAGGCCTGACACGTGCCCTGGCGGCCGAATACGCGGCCAGCAACATTCGGGTGAATGCCGTGGCTCCTTCCCTCACCAATACTCCGCTGGCGGCCACCCTGCTCAGCACCCCCGAAAAGATAGATGCTAGTGCCAAGCGGCATCCGCTGCAGCGTATCGGTGAGCCAAAGGACATAGCCTACATGGCCTCCTTCCTACTCTCCGACCATAGCTCCTTTATTACGGGCCAAGTGCTGCCGGTAGATGGCGGCATGAGCCGATTGAAGTAG
- a CDS encoding cryptochrome/photolyase family protein, whose amino-acid sequence MATISLFWHRRDLRFEDNVGLAAALQAEHPVVPLFIFDPEILDKLENRHDARVTFIYDEVERLRQEAKAAGGSFLVRYGHPVQVIQQLLKELDVAAVYTNHDYEPYAATREAAVKELLDKHSVAFHTFKDQVIFEKDELLTKGGLPYKIYGPYKRSWLAKLTEQDYQTSPSASHLAKLATVKAGHHPTLQELGFERSKEPVPDRKLTLHTLEHYAATRDLPARDSTSRLGLHLRFGTVSIRKLVQRALAAHSDIWLSELIWRDFFMQLLWHFPHTATQSYDPKLRDIRWRNNEAEFQAWCEGRTGFPLIDAGMRQLNATGFMHNRVRMAAASFLIKNLLIDWRWGEAYFAEKLLDYEMASNVGNWQWVAGTGADSQPWFRVFSPDAQLAKFDKQHAYVKQWVPEFGTARYPAPIVEQAASRDRALAAYRASRERHS is encoded by the coding sequence ATGGCAACTATTTCCTTATTCTGGCACCGCCGCGACCTGCGCTTCGAAGACAATGTAGGCTTGGCGGCTGCGCTACAGGCCGAGCATCCGGTTGTGCCCCTTTTTATCTTCGATCCGGAAATCCTGGATAAGCTGGAAAACCGGCACGATGCCCGGGTGACCTTTATTTATGATGAGGTGGAGCGTCTGCGGCAAGAAGCCAAAGCGGCGGGCGGGAGCTTTTTGGTCCGCTACGGCCACCCTGTGCAGGTGATACAGCAGCTACTCAAGGAGCTGGATGTAGCTGCAGTCTACACCAACCATGATTACGAGCCGTATGCCGCCACGCGGGAGGCTGCCGTGAAAGAGTTGCTGGACAAGCATTCCGTAGCGTTTCATACGTTTAAAGACCAGGTTATCTTCGAGAAGGATGAGCTGCTGACTAAAGGAGGGCTGCCATATAAGATTTACGGCCCTTATAAGCGCAGTTGGCTCGCAAAGCTCACGGAGCAGGATTACCAGACCAGTCCATCGGCCAGCCACCTTGCTAAGCTGGCCACCGTGAAGGCCGGTCACCACCCAACGTTGCAGGAGTTGGGTTTTGAGCGGAGCAAAGAGCCTGTTCCAGACCGGAAACTGACACTGCACACCCTGGAGCACTACGCGGCCACCCGCGACCTTCCGGCCCGCGACAGTACCAGCCGACTAGGCTTGCACCTGCGCTTTGGCACCGTCAGCATCCGAAAGCTGGTGCAGCGGGCACTGGCCGCACACTCCGACATCTGGCTGAGTGAGCTGATCTGGCGCGACTTCTTTATGCAACTGCTCTGGCACTTTCCTCACACTGCCACCCAGAGCTATGACCCCAAACTGCGCGACATCCGGTGGCGCAACAACGAAGCTGAATTTCAGGCGTGGTGCGAAGGCCGCACTGGCTTTCCACTCATCGATGCTGGCATGCGCCAGCTCAATGCTACAGGCTTCATGCACAACCGAGTGCGCATGGCAGCCGCCAGCTTCCTGATCAAAAATCTGCTGATAGACTGGCGCTGGGGTGAGGCATATTTCGCTGAAAAGCTGCTCGACTACGAAATGGCCTCTAACGTAGGCAACTGGCAATGGGTGGCCGGCACCGGCGCCGATTCGCAGCCTTGGTTTCGGGTGTTCAGCCCGGATGCGCAACTGGCCAAGTTCGATAAACAGCACGCGTACGTAAAGCAGTGGGTTCCGGAGTTCGGCACAGCACGCTACCCAGCTCCTATCGTAGAGCAAGCGGCCTCGCGCGACCGGGCGCTGGCGGCCTACCGTGCTTCCCGCGAGCGGCACTCCTGA
- a CDS encoding TetR family transcriptional regulator C-terminal domain-containing protein, which produces MEQQPTPATEAAPSPKARIKQAYLEYVLRKGTPPASVYKLTRKLNLPEEEFYRSYANFDTIDRELWADFGRDARATAEREPVWEQYGSREKLLSFYYTLLEILKRNRSYALQALRRSLHRMPGFTPRVLDDFRQEFEVFVADILREGRRTEEVASRPLLQEQYPRAFWQQMLFVLGFFAKDDTVDFQRTDAAVEKAVTLSFDLVGRNTLDSAVDFVRFLVQR; this is translated from the coding sequence ATGGAACAGCAACCTACGCCTGCCACCGAGGCGGCCCCCTCACCCAAGGCCCGTATCAAACAGGCCTATCTGGAGTATGTGCTGCGCAAGGGCACTCCACCCGCTTCAGTGTACAAGCTCACACGCAAGCTCAATTTGCCGGAAGAGGAGTTTTACCGCTCCTATGCCAACTTCGACACCATCGACCGGGAACTGTGGGCCGACTTTGGCCGGGATGCCCGTGCTACGGCGGAGCGGGAGCCGGTGTGGGAGCAATACGGCAGCCGCGAAAAGCTGCTGAGCTTCTACTATACTCTGCTTGAAATCCTTAAGCGCAACCGTAGCTATGCGCTGCAGGCGCTGCGCCGCTCGTTGCACCGCATGCCCGGCTTTACGCCCCGCGTGCTCGACGATTTTCGGCAGGAGTTTGAGGTATTCGTAGCTGACATTCTGCGCGAAGGCCGCCGTACAGAGGAAGTAGCCAGCCGGCCGCTGCTGCAGGAGCAGTATCCGCGTGCTTTCTGGCAGCAGATGCTGTTTGTGCTCGGCTTCTTTGCCAAAGACGATACCGTAGATTTCCAGCGTACTGACGCCGCTGTAGAAAAGGCCGTCACGCTGAGTTTCGACCTAGTAGGCCGCAACACATTGGACTCTGCAGTAGACTTTGTGCGCTTTCTGGTGCAGCGCTAG
- the phhA gene encoding phenylalanine 4-monooxygenase — MVSTHISPVVESPQLLTQHYSRYTAADQHVWQLLFDRQMELLPGRASDAFLEGVWRVGFRRDAIPDFREVNPRLRELTGWELVVVPGIVDDATFFGLLAQKKFPATTWLRRLEQLDYLEEPDMFHDVFGHVPLLTDAGFATFLQELGQAAVHHFQRWPGTLELFTRLYWFTAEFGLIQEPAGLRIYGAGLLSSHGEVQFSLGSSPTRLPFSLDGVLDTAFEKDKFQDLYFVLNDMQQLPDSLQELLQRLLE, encoded by the coding sequence ATGGTTTCTACACACATTTCTCCGGTAGTAGAATCTCCACAACTGCTAACCCAGCATTACAGCCGCTACACTGCCGCCGACCAGCACGTATGGCAGCTGCTCTTCGACCGACAAATGGAACTGTTGCCGGGCAGGGCCTCCGACGCATTTCTGGAAGGAGTATGGCGCGTGGGGTTTAGGCGCGACGCAATTCCTGATTTTAGGGAGGTAAATCCAAGGCTACGCGAGCTTACGGGCTGGGAGTTGGTCGTCGTGCCGGGTATCGTAGACGATGCCACGTTTTTTGGCCTGCTGGCCCAGAAGAAGTTTCCGGCTACCACGTGGCTTCGGCGGCTTGAGCAGCTTGATTACCTAGAGGAGCCCGATATGTTTCATGACGTGTTCGGGCACGTGCCGTTGCTGACTGATGCGGGTTTTGCCACGTTTCTGCAGGAACTGGGCCAGGCAGCAGTGCACCATTTTCAGCGCTGGCCCGGTACGCTGGAGCTGTTTACCCGTTTGTACTGGTTCACGGCCGAGTTTGGCCTGATTCAGGAGCCGGCCGGACTCCGCATCTACGGAGCGGGGTTGCTTTCTTCGCACGGGGAAGTGCAGTTCAGCCTTGGCAGTAGCCCTACGCGGCTGCCATTCAGCCTTGATGGAGTGCTAGATACGGCTTTCGAAAAGGATAAATTTCAGGACCTCTACTTCGTGCTGAACGACATGCAGCAGCTGCCGGATAGTTTGCAGGAACTGCTGCAACGCTTGCTGGAGTGA
- a CDS encoding OmpA family protein, translating to MKYFITSVLLFCCSLLLHAGSGQVQGTTGIIGVVRSTDNQLLAKASVTVVHIPSGVKRNATTDAAGNFVVEELAVGGPYTVQVSQPSYQTETINDIFLLTGKTANGNFVLHPEEKKVAGKKGKSRGAADSKEEKLTVATGTAAVSAPVLARNHLTYIQQCQIIPSTPAPAARTTSSSVPRTMPVTASASPVASVALAPGANPKLAPATTVPIAATSAATRPLAKVGTSVAGTSVTGTTVPAAGRPSPYVATRRPATRIAPPAVSGHYDAKSGNYIYETGALTTLQLPNGHKLASVGTSSTESFLYKFVSDPKAKVDTVNLSAGWMSFDRVYFEVGKATLTKESMPQLQNIAALMKAYPNIRLKIGGYTDSTGTYKMNRQLSEARARTAWTALVDMGVSPSRLDARGYGSNYPVASNQTEVGRAMNRRLSVKVLQK from the coding sequence ATGAAGTACTTTATTACTTCCGTATTACTTTTCTGCTGCTCGCTGCTTCTGCATGCAGGATCAGGGCAGGTGCAGGGCACTACCGGCATAATTGGGGTGGTGCGCTCCACTGATAACCAGCTGCTGGCCAAGGCTTCCGTAACGGTGGTGCATATCCCTTCAGGAGTGAAGCGCAATGCTACAACTGATGCTGCCGGTAACTTCGTGGTGGAGGAGTTGGCAGTAGGGGGGCCCTATACGGTGCAGGTGAGCCAGCCTAGCTACCAGACGGAAACCATCAACGACATATTCCTGCTGACTGGCAAGACGGCCAATGGAAACTTTGTGCTCCATCCGGAGGAGAAAAAGGTAGCGGGCAAAAAAGGGAAGTCTCGCGGGGCAGCAGACAGCAAAGAGGAAAAGCTGACCGTTGCTACGGGCACTGCCGCCGTTTCGGCGCCAGTTCTCGCCCGCAACCACCTCACATACATACAGCAGTGTCAGATTATTCCGTCTACTCCGGCGCCGGCTGCTCGCACTACATCCTCATCGGTGCCGCGCACTATGCCGGTAACGGCGTCTGCAAGCCCTGTTGCGTCAGTTGCGCTAGCTCCTGGTGCTAATCCTAAGCTGGCTCCTGCAACTACAGTTCCTATTGCGGCTACCTCAGCCGCAACACGGCCGCTAGCCAAAGTGGGCACTTCTGTTGCCGGCACTTCTGTTACCGGCACCACTGTGCCAGCGGCTGGCCGGCCAAGTCCTTACGTGGCTACCCGGCGCCCTGCTACCCGAATTGCTCCACCAGCCGTCAGTGGTCATTACGACGCGAAGTCTGGGAATTATATCTACGAGACGGGTGCGCTTACAACCCTGCAATTGCCCAACGGCCACAAACTAGCTAGCGTAGGCACCAGTTCTACCGAAAGCTTCCTCTACAAATTCGTGTCCGACCCCAAAGCAAAGGTTGATACTGTAAACCTGTCTGCTGGCTGGATGAGCTTCGACCGAGTCTATTTCGAGGTTGGAAAAGCTACCCTGACGAAAGAGTCGATGCCGCAGTTGCAGAATATTGCGGCTCTGATGAAGGCCTATCCAAATATTCGGTTGAAAATCGGAGGCTATACGGATAGCACAGGCACATACAAGATGAACCGGCAGCTGAGTGAAGCTCGCGCCCGCACCGCCTGGACAGCACTTGTAGACATGGGCGTCAGCCCGTCTCGCCTCGATGCCCGTGGCTACGGCTCCAACTATCCGGTAGCTTCTAACCAGACCGAAGTTGGCCGCGCCATGAACCGCCGGCTCAGCGTGAAAGTGCTGCAGAAATAG